From Streptomyces yatensis, one genomic window encodes:
- a CDS encoding DUF3093 domain-containing protein — MQPYEERLSAPRSWWFIAVLIGVSVGLIMLPFGTLPMLGGLIGGAALACVAVSSYGSARVRVVADSLVAGEARIPVSALGTPQVLDADEAAAWRTYKADPRAFMLLRSYIPTALRVDVTDPEDPTPYVYVSTRNPEALAAALTAVRSA, encoded by the coding sequence ATGCAGCCTTACGAAGAACGCCTCAGCGCGCCCCGTTCCTGGTGGTTCATCGCCGTTCTGATCGGGGTCTCCGTGGGGTTGATCATGCTGCCGTTCGGCACGCTGCCGATGCTCGGCGGGCTGATCGGCGGTGCGGCGCTGGCCTGCGTCGCGGTGAGTTCCTACGGGTCGGCCCGGGTGCGCGTGGTGGCGGACTCACTGGTGGCCGGCGAGGCGCGGATCCCGGTGTCGGCCCTGGGCACCCCGCAGGTGCTGGACGCCGATGAGGCGGCCGCCTGGCGGACCTACAAGGCCGATCCGCGGGCGTTCATGCTGCTGCGCAGCTACATCCCGACCGCGCTGCGGGTGGATGTCACCGATCCGGAGGACCCGACACCGTACGTGTATGTGTCCACCCGGAATCCGGAGGCGCTGGCCGCCGCGCTCACGGCCGTGCGATCCGCCTGA
- a CDS encoding DUF4193 domain-containing protein codes for MATDYDTPRKTDDDVNEDSIEELKARRNDKSASTVDVDEFEQAEGLELPGADLSNEELSVRVLPRQADEFTCMSCFLVHHRSQLAAETKNGQPICRDCAA; via the coding sequence ATGGCAACGGATTACGACACCCCACGCAAGACCGACGATGACGTCAACGAGGACAGCATCGAGGAACTGAAGGCCCGGCGGAACGACAAGTCGGCGTCCACCGTCGACGTCGACGAGTTCGAGCAGGCCGAGGGACTCGAGCTGCCCGGTGCGGACCTCTCCAATGAGGAGTTGTCCGTCCGGGTGCTGCCTCGTCAGGCGGACGAGTTCACCTGCATGAGCTGCTTCCTCGTGCACCACCGCAGCCAGCTGGCCGCCGAGACCAAGAACGGCCAGCCGATCTGCCGCGACTGCGCGGCCTGA
- a CDS encoding sensor histidine kinase → MATTPTPLPPTAPPKPSWDPQGASRPNPWLRPTIRIRLTLLYGGMFLIAGVVLLTIIYLLAAQALHVGNELPFKLVGGSVQPTNNTCPEIIGQSSPDQFNAVLNTCMKEQRQLALDGLLRRSLIALLGLSVIAFAFGYAMAGRVLSPLGRITRTARQVAGSDLSRRIELDGPDDELKELADTFDEMLERLDRAFTAQQRFVANASHELRTPLAINRTLLEVQLSDPQASPELVQLGKTLLATNERSEQLVEGLLLLARSDNEIVDRKPVDLAEVASQALEQVRAEAEGKGVELRGQRAPAVVQGNGVLLERIALNLVQNAVRYNIAEDGWVEVTTESRPGQAVLVVANTGPVVPAYEMDNIFEPFRRLRTERTGSDKGVGLGLSIARSVARAHGGRIAAEPREGGGLVMRVVLPV, encoded by the coding sequence ATGGCGACGACTCCGACCCCGCTGCCGCCCACGGCACCGCCCAAGCCCAGCTGGGACCCCCAGGGCGCCTCGCGCCCCAACCCCTGGCTGCGCCCCACGATCCGGATACGGCTCACCCTGCTGTACGGCGGGATGTTCCTGATCGCCGGGGTGGTACTGCTGACGATCATCTACCTGCTGGCCGCGCAGGCCCTGCACGTCGGCAACGAGCTGCCGTTCAAACTGGTCGGCGGCAGTGTCCAGCCGACCAACAACACCTGCCCCGAGATCATCGGCCAGAGCAGCCCGGACCAGTTCAACGCGGTCCTGAACACCTGCATGAAGGAGCAGCGCCAGCTGGCCCTGGACGGGCTGCTGCGCCGCTCCCTGATAGCCCTCCTGGGCCTGTCCGTGATCGCCTTCGCCTTCGGCTACGCGATGGCCGGACGGGTGCTCTCGCCGCTCGGCCGGATCACCCGCACCGCGCGCCAGGTGGCGGGCTCGGACCTGTCCCGCCGGATCGAGCTGGACGGCCCGGACGACGAGCTCAAGGAGCTCGCCGACACCTTCGACGAGATGCTGGAGCGCCTGGACCGGGCGTTCACCGCCCAGCAGCGGTTCGTCGCCAACGCCTCGCACGAGCTGCGCACCCCGCTGGCGATCAACCGCACCCTGCTGGAGGTGCAGCTCTCGGACCCGCAGGCGTCCCCGGAGCTGGTCCAGCTGGGCAAGACCCTGCTGGCCACCAACGAGCGCAGCGAGCAGCTGGTGGAGGGCCTGCTGCTGCTGGCCCGCAGCGACAACGAGATCGTCGACCGCAAGCCGGTGGATCTCGCCGAGGTGGCCTCCCAGGCGCTGGAGCAGGTCCGGGCGGAGGCCGAGGGCAAGGGCGTGGAGCTGCGCGGACAGCGCGCTCCGGCGGTGGTCCAGGGCAATGGAGTGCTGCTCGAGCGGATCGCGCTGAACCTCGTCCAGAACGCGGTGCGGTACAACATCGCGGAGGACGGCTGGGTCGAGGTCACCACCGAGAGCCGGCCGGGCCAGGCCGTGCTGGTGGTGGCGAACACCGGTCCGGTGGTCCCCGCCTACGAGATGGACAACATTTTCGAACCCTTCCGCAGGCTCCGCACCGAGCGCACCGGCAGCGACAAGGGCGTCGGACTCGGACTGTCGATCGCGCGGTCGGTGGCGCGCGCCCACGGCGGCAGGATCGCGGCGGAGCCGCGTGAGGGAGGAGGCCTGGTGATGCGGGTGGTGCTCCCGGTCTGA
- a CDS encoding response regulator transcription factor, with the protein MRVLVVEDEQLLADAVATGLRREAMAVDVVYDGAAALERIAVNDYDVVVLDRDLPLVHGDDVCRKIVELGIPTRVLMLTASGDVSDRVEGLEIGADDYLPKPFAFSELIARVRALGRRTTVALPPVLERAGIKLDPNRREVFRDGKEIQLAPKEFAVLEVLMRSEGAVVSAEQLLEKAWDENTDPFTNVVRVTVMTLRRKLGEPAVIVTVPGSGYRI; encoded by the coding sequence GTGCGCGTACTCGTCGTCGAGGACGAGCAGTTGCTCGCCGATGCGGTGGCCACCGGACTGCGCCGGGAGGCCATGGCCGTCGACGTCGTGTATGACGGAGCCGCCGCCTTGGAGCGCATCGCCGTCAACGACTACGACGTCGTCGTCCTCGACCGGGACCTGCCCCTCGTGCACGGCGATGACGTCTGCCGCAAGATCGTCGAACTCGGCATCCCCACCCGGGTCCTGATGCTCACCGCCTCCGGCGACGTCAGCGACCGCGTGGAGGGCCTGGAGATCGGCGCGGACGACTATCTGCCCAAGCCCTTCGCCTTCAGCGAACTGATCGCGCGGGTGCGTGCGCTCGGCCGCCGGACGACCGTGGCCCTGCCGCCCGTCCTGGAGCGCGCCGGGATCAAGTTGGACCCCAACCGCCGCGAGGTGTTCCGGGACGGCAAGGAGATCCAGCTGGCGCCGAAGGAGTTCGCGGTCCTGGAGGTGCTCATGCGCAGTGAGGGCGCCGTGGTCTCCGCGGAGCAGCTGCTGGAGAAGGCCTGGGACGAGAACACCGATCCGTTCACCAACGTGGTGCGGGTGACCGTGATGACCCTGCGCCGCAAGCTGGGCGAGCCCGCGGTGATCGTCACCGTCCCCGGCTCGGGTTACCGGATCTGA